One Malus sylvestris chromosome 14, drMalSylv7.2, whole genome shotgun sequence DNA segment encodes these proteins:
- the LOC126599424 gene encoding DNA gyrase subunit B, chloroplastic/mitochondrial-like, translated as MALLLLRPPPPPPPSYLRFMALRFFSHSSLRPNFPPPSSSPSSSPSLARPSLLFNPQTRAEFPLKGIGSCCVDRNVVSARAFMSSTTATEAFQGTTGSSAYGSDQIQVLEGLDPVRKRPGMYIGSTGLRGLHHLVYEILDNAVDEAQAGFASKIEVILLADGSVSITDNGRGIPTDMHPATKKSALETVLTVLHAGGKFGGSSSGYSVSGGLHGVGLSVVNALSEALEVTVWRDGMEYQQKYCRGKPVTTLSCHVLPVEFQDRHGTRIRFWPDKEVFTTTIQFDYNTIAGRIRELAFLNPNLMIALRQEDINPEKNHHNEYFYVGGLNEYVKWLNTDKKPLHDVVGFRKEVDGITIDVALQWCSDAYSETMLGYANSIRTVDGGTHIDGTKTSLTRTLNSLGKKSKVIKEKDITLSGEHVREGLTYVISVKVPNPEFEGQTKTRLGNPEVRRVVDQTLQEYLTEYLELHPDVLDSILSKSLNALKAALAAKRARELVRQKSVLRSSSLPGKLSDCSSTNPEESEIFIVEGDSAGGSAKQGRDRCFQAILPLRGKILNIERKDEAAMYKNEEIQNLILGLGLGVKGEDFKKEALRYHKIIILTDADIDGAHIRTLLLTFFFRYQRALFDEGYIYVGVPPLYKVERGKQAKYCYDEAELKMLQNSFPLNACYNIQRFKGLGEMMPAQLWETTMNPEQRLLKRLGVGDAAEANMVFSSLMGARVDYRKELIKNSANMINFDQLDI; from the exons ATggcgcttcttcttcttcgacctcctcctcctcctcctccctcttATCTTCGCTTCATGGCCTTACGCTTCTTCTCCCACTCCTCTCTCCGCCCTAACTTCCCgcctccctcttcttctccctcttcgTCTCCCTCGCTTGCTCGTCCCTCTCTTCTCTTCAACCCACAAACCAG GGCGGAATTTCCATTGAAGGGCATTGGTAGCTGCTGTGTGGATCGAAATGTGGTTTCTGCAAGAGCTTTCATGTCGTCTACCACTGCAACCGAGGCTTTTCAAGGGACCACTGGCTCCAGTGCTTATGGGTCGGATCAGATTCAG GTATTGGAAGGCTTAGACCCTGTTAGGAAAAGGCCAGGAATGTATATTGGGAGCACGGGACTTCGTGGTCTTCACCATTTG GTATATGAAATATTAGATAATGCAGTTGACGAGGCTCAAGCCGGATTTGCTTCAAAGATTGAGGTCATTTTGCTCGCAGATGGTTCTGTGAGCATCACTGACAATGGTCGTGGG ATTCCAACTGATATGCACCCAGCAACCAAGAAATCTGCCTTGGAGACTGTGTTGACG gTTTTACATGCTGGTGGGAAGTTTGGTGGTTCAAGTAGTGGCTATAGTGTGTCTGGTGGATTGCATGGTGTGGGTTTATCAGTCGTCAATGCCTTGTCTGAG GCTTTAGAAGTTACTGTTTGGCGTGATGGAATGGAATATCAGCAGAAGTATTGTCGTGGAAAGCCTGTGACAACTCTATCCTGTCATGTGCTTCCAGTTGAATTCCAAGATCGGCATGGAACACGCATCAGATTTTGGCCTGACAAAGAAG TCTTCACAACTACTATTCAGTTTGACTACAACACGATAGCTGGACGAATTAGGGAGCTAGCTTTTCTAAACCCAAAT CTCATGATCGCTCTTAGACAAGAGGATATCAATCCAGAGAAGAACCACCACAATGAATACTTCTATGTAGGGGGTTTGAATGAATATGTGAAATGGCTAAATACTGATAAG AAACCGCTTCATGATGTGGTTGGCTTTAGAAAAGAAGTAGATGGAATCACTATTGATGTAGCTCTCCAGTG GTGTTCTGATGCATATTCAGAAACAATGCTTGGGTATGCTAATAGCATACGGACTGTTGATGGAGGAACTCATATTGATGGAACAAAGACTTCATTAACAAGAACACTAAATAGTCTTGGAAAGAAGTCAAAAGTTATCAAG GAAAAGGATATTACTTTGAGTGGCGAGCATGTGAGAGAAGGATTGACATACGTCATCTCGGTCAAAGTTCCCAATCCGGAATTTGAAGGCCAAACAAAG ACTAGGTTGGGAAATCCAGAAGTGCGGAGAGTGGTTGATCAAACACTTCAAGAGTATCTTACGGAATACTTGGAGTTGCATCCAGATGTACTGGATTCAATCCTTTCAAAGTCTTTAAATGCTCTCAAG GCAGCTCTGGCTGCAAAGAGGGCAAGAGAACTAGTTAGACAAAAGAGTGTTTTGAGATCATCTTCTCTCCCAGGAAAACTATCTGATTGCTCATCAACAAATCCTGAAGAATCAG AAATCTTTATAGTTGAAGGTGATTCAGCTGGTGGAAGTGCAAAACAGGGTCGTGATAGGTGCTTTCAG GCCATTCTACCACTGAGGGGTAAAATTCTGAACATTGAAAGGAAGGATGAGGCAGCAATGTATAAAAATGAAGAGATTCAAAATCTAATTCTTGGTCTTGGACTTGGGGTGAAG GGAGAGGACTTCAAGAAGGAGGCTCTACGTTACCATAAGATTATCATTTTAACAGATGCTGATATAGATGGTGCTCACATCCGTACTCTGCTACTGACATTTTTCTTCAGATATCAG AGAGCCTTATTTGATGAGGGCTACATATATGTTGGCGTTCCACCGCTTTACAAG GTTGAGAGGGGAAAGCAAGCCAAATATTGCTATGATGAAGCTGAACTTAAAATGCTTCAGAACTCCTTCCCTTTGAATGCGTGTTACAACATTCAGAGATTCAAAG GCCTGGGGGAAATGATGCCCGCCCAGTTATGGGAAACAACAATGAATCCCGAGCAAAGGCTTCTTAAACGATTAGGGGTTGGGGATGCTGCTGAGGCGAACATGGTGTTTTCGTCCCTTATGGGTGCTCGG GTGGATTACCGGAAGGAGCTCATAAAGAATTCCGCGAACATGATCAACTTCGATCAGTTGGATATTTAA
- the LOC126599423 gene encoding uncharacterized protein LOC126599423: MTTLKISKKHHKHLNNPFPSPPTSLPLLQGNLIFNSQTLRPSSPHHFPLGNHFHLSWTSTDGGSLSIHHRSHPKRALWSTLPGHPFVSAALAETEVEESRGSFLVRDTKLHLVCNHQTIQEIRVINNHDQLPDSPSGFLGFDRKLDSPVTQFQFPIVLVTGWVFNTKTRTRISQRECEGKGPSTCAKYWVFFEQKNSDQIGFRVKVGQPNFELSTKACPSSGGSGRYKGFRRRLGRFQKRRLRWFWSFARPRGFVLVSSSEEELEELKAQEFKEFNRVCLTYSSDENERFFGFGEQFSHMDFKGKRVPILVQEQGIGRGDQPITFAANLISYRAGGDWSTTYAPSPFYMTSKMRSLYLEGYEYSVFDLTKHDRVQIQIHGNSVEGRILHGTSPSELIECFTETIGRPPKLPDWIISGAVVGMQGGTESARHIWNELKTYDAPISAFWLQDWVGQRETLVGSQLWWNWEVDSTRYKGWKELVKDLSAQHIRVMTYCNPCLAPCHEKPNRRRNLFEEAKKLDILVKDRHGETYMVPNTAFDVGMLDLTHPDTGSWFKQILRAMVDDGVRGWMADFGEGLPVDATLYSGEDPISAHNKYPELWAKINREFVDEWKAIRSNEENEDPEDALVFFMRAGYRDSPKWGMLFWEGDQMVSWQTNDGIKSAVVGLLSSGLSGYAFNHSDIGGYCAVNLPFINYRRSEELLLRWMELNAFTTVFRTHEGNKPSCNSQFYSNDRTLSHFARLAKIYKAWKFYRIQLVQEAAEKGLPVCRHLFLHYPDDEHVHNLTYQEFLIGTEILVVPVLDKGKNNVKAYFPRGETSCWEHIWSGKQYSKQGSEATVDAPIGCPAVFVKTGSIVGQTFLKNLRDLKIL, from the exons ATGACGACCCTCAAAATCTCCAAAAAACACCACAAGCATTTGAACAATCCATTCCCTTCCCCACCCAcatccctccctctcctccaagGCAACCTCATCTTCAATTCCCAAACTCTCCGCCCTTCTTCGCCTCACCATTTCCCACTCGGCAACCATTTCCACCTCTCTTGGACCTCCACCGATGGCGGCTCTCTCTCCATTCACCACCGATCCCACCCCAAGAGAGCCCTCTGGTCCACCCTCCCCGGCCACCCTTTTGTTTCTGCAGCATTGGCCGAAACTGAGGTGGAAGAAAGCAGGGGCTCCTTCCTTGTCAGAGACACAAAGCTTCATCTGGTTTGCAATCACCAAACCATTCAGGAAATAAGGGTGATCAACAATCACGATCAGCTTCCAGATTCTCCATCTGGGTTTTTGGGATTCGATCGGAAACTGGATTCCCCAGttacccaattccaattcccgatCGTTCTTGTAACTGGCTGGGTTTTCAATACCAAAACAAGGACGAGGATTTCTCAGAGGGAATGTGAGGGGAAGGGGCCTTCTACTTGTGCAAAGTATTGGGTTTTCTTTGAGCAGAAAAACAGTGATCAGATTGGATTCCGGGTGAAGGTGGGACAGCCCAACTTTGAATTGAGCACAAAAGCTTGTCCAAGTAGTGGTGGTTCAGGAAGATACAAGGGTTTTCGGAGGAGGCTAGGCCGGTTTCAGAAGCGCCGGCTGCGGTGGTTCTGGTCATTTGCAAGGCCAAGAGGGTTTGTCCTGGTTTCCTCATCAGAGGAAGAGTTGGAGGAACTCAAGGCTCAAGAGTTCAAGGAATTCAACAGGGTTTGCTTGACATATTCGAGTGACGAAAATGAGAGGTTTTTCGGTTTTGGGGAGCAGTTTTCTCATATGGATTTTAAGGGGAAGAGGGTTCCCATTTTGGTCCAGGAACAAGGTATTGGGAGAGGTGATCAACCTATTACTTTTGCAGCTAACTTGATCAGCTATAG GGCTGGTGGCGATTGGAGTACAACGTACGCTCCTTCTCCATTCTATATGACTTCCAAGATGAGGTCTCTTTACCTCGAAGGATATGAATATTCCGTGTTTGATCTAACGAAGCACGATAGAGTTCAGATTCAG ATACATGGAAACTCAGTTGAAGGAAGGATATTGCACGGGACCTCACCATCTGAGCTCATTGAATGTTTCACTGAAACCATTGGAAGACCTCCCAAACTTCCCGACTGGATTATTTCCGGAGCTGTTGTTGGCATGCAGGGCGGTACAGAATCAGCTCGCCATATTTGGAATGAGCTCAAGACTTATGATGCTCCCATTTCAGCATTTTGGCTGCAG GATTGGGTGGGCCAGAGAGAGACGTTGGTTGGATCACAACTATGGTGGAATTGGGAAGTAGATTCAACAAGGTATAAGGGATGGAAAGAACTGGTTAAAGATCTTAGTGCTCAGCATATTAGAGTGATGACTTACTGCAACCCATGTCTAGCTCCG TGTCATGAGAAGCCAAACAGAAGGAGAAATCTCTTTGAGGAAGCAAAGAAGTTGGACATATTAGTGAAAGACAGGCATGGAGAAACGTACATGGTTCCAAATACAGCTTTTGATGTAGGAATGTTGGATTTGACACATCCCGATACTGGAAGTTGGTTCAAGCAGATTCTTCGAGCAATGGTGGATGATGGAGTCAGAGGATGGATGGCTGATTTTGGTGAAGGTCTTCCTGTGGATGCAACCCTCTATTCAG GTGAAGATCCTATTTCAGCCCATAACAAATACCCAGAGCTGTGGGCAAAAATTAACAGAGAGTTTGTGGATGAATGGAAAGCTATCCGTTCGAATGAGGAGAATGAAGACCCCGAAGATGCATTGGTCTTTTTTATGAGGGCGGGTTACAGAGATAGTCCCAAATGGGGGATGCTATTTTGGGAAGGAGACCAAATGGTAAGTTGGCAGACTAATGATGGAATAAAGAGTGCTGTTGTTGGCCTACTCAGTAGTGGACTTTCTGGGTATGCATTTAATCACAGTGACATTGGAGGGTACTGTGCTGTAAACTTACCTTTCATTAACTATCGAAGAAGTGAAGAGTTGCTTTTGCGATGGATGGAGCTAAATGCTTTCACGACTGTTTTCCGGACGCATGAA GGAAACAAGCCATCTTGCAACAGCCAATTCTACTCAAATGACCGAACTCTGTCGCATTTTGCACGATTGGCTAAGATTTATAAAGCTTGGAAGTTCTACAGAATCCAGCTTGTACAG GAAGCCGCTGAAAAAGGTCTGCCTGTATGCCGCCACCTATTTCTGCATTACCCAGATGACGAACACGTCCATAACTTGACCTACCAGGAGTTTCTAATCGGCACCGAGATTTTAGTGGTGCCAGTTCTAGACAAAGGCAAGAATAATGTGAAGGCCTATTTTCCAAGAGGAGAAACTTCTTGTTGGGAACACATATGGAGTGGAAAACAATATTCAAAACAGGGTTCCGAAGCAACGGTAGACGCGCCGATTGGGTGTCCTGCTGTATTTGTTAAGACTGGCTCCATTGTTGGACAGACGTTTTTGAAAAATCTTAGAGATCTGAAGATTCTTTAG